The region ACAGCCGCCCAGGGGGCAAAAGGCTGATCTAAACTATGAAATTCGCTTAATAATTGAGCCTGCCTTGGCGCATGCTGCCAATGGGCAACCCCCGCCACAAACAGAACCATTAAGTAAATATTGTACTTTGATGACTGCACCATCGAGTTTACGAATGGTGATGGTGGGCATAAGGAACAGTTACTGCGGCTCCGCCCAGCCAGCGATCCCCCCCGACTTCCCGAGCCTTCCCTAGGTAATTGCGCTCGCCCATTGCCCAGACCCATCGCCCAGGGACAGAATTGCCGATCATCCAGACCAATGATCTATAATGGTTGGGTAGACAACACCATGGGGCTGTAACGGTTTCGACGTTTTGACGAAAGTCACGCTGTGATGCAGGCCGAGAGGGAGTCCACTCTCGCAAATCAAGGCTCAAAACAAACGTAAATGCGAACAACATCGTTCCTTTTGCTCGTAAAGCTGCACCTGTTGCCGCTTAATCTAAACCCAGTTTAGGTCTAACTTAGTTAGCGAGCGTTCATAGTTTGACTCCGTTAAGAGCTATGGACAAACCCCAACGGATGCTGCAATGGTTCTTCTCTGGTGGATCCATTGCCTAAGACTTAGCCAGAGCATCCCGCCGTCCGGGATAAGTGGCGGTTCCTGCCTCTAGGGTTAGAGAGGCTAAGCCTGTGAATGAGTGGTGTGTTAATACTCAAAGCGGACACGGGTTCGACTCCCGTCAGCTCCATTTCACCCGCCGAGTCGTATCCCAGTCGTCGTCTCAATAGACTGCTCAGGTTTTCGGCTACCCGGCCCACAGTATAAATTCTGTGTTCGATTATTAATTATCTTTCCATCTCAGAGACCCAATGTTGGGTCTCTTTTTGCATCTGCCTATACTGAGAGAGCGGCCTAGGTAGAGGGCCGTGTAGCCCTTTAGACGAGCCATTGAGCGAACGCTGACCTGGCTTCGTTCCTATTAATCAACCCTATTAGAACAATGCGGTTTCCCATTTTGCCTTATCTTTACCAACCGGTTTTTTGTCGCACCTACAAAACCGTCTATAACCCGTGGCGGTTTTGGTTTTTGCATCAGGTGCGCTACCTGGAGCGCTGCTGGCTGCGAGAATATCGCCCCGACGAGCAGCACCACAGTTACTAAAGGCATCGCAGTTTCTAGACGATTGGCCCCTGACGCGGTACGTTAACATCGGCACTACCCCCCCCAAGCGGGACGTTTTAGGTTGCCTATTTTGGTAAACCCATCGTTACCGTGGCCTTGTTGAATTGCCGAGTCTCGTCATGACACCGCCTTTAGCTATTGAATCGCGATCGCACACCGAACTGCGCGACATCGTCACCGAACAACTCCGTCTGCTCATTGACCAGCGCAATTTAGAGGGGGCAAAAGCTCTCCTGGTGCCGGTCAGGGCCGTGGATGTTGCCGATGCGATTGAGGGCCTGCCCCGGGCTATGCAGCTGGTTGCCTTTCGGCTTTTGCCCCGGGCTAAGGCCGTTGAGGTATACGAGTACTGCTCCACCGAGGTGCAGGAGGCTCTCATTCAAGAATTTCAGGATCAAGAAATTCTTGACATTGTCGATAGTATGGCTCCCGATGACCGGGCTGGCCTGTTTGATGAGCTACCCCCCCAGGTCGTGCGGCGCATTCTCGCTCAGCTCACCCCTGAGGAGCGGGCGGCCACGTCCCAACTGCTGGGCTACCAGCCCGAAACCGCCGGTCGGCTGATGACCCCAGAGTATATCTCGCTGGGGGAAGAGCTGACCGTAGCCGAGGCAGGGGATCAGGTGCGGAGTCTGGCCCGCGATCGCGAGGTCAGTTACTACATCTATGTAACCGATCGTCAGCAGACCCTGACGGGGGTGATCTCCCTGCGGGATCTGCTGCTGGCCGAGCCGACCCAGCCGCTACAGCAGGTGATGAACCGGGAGGTGATCTACGCCCAAACCGACACCGATCAGGAGGCGGCTGCCCAGCTGATCCAGCGCTACGACCTGGCGGCGCTGCCCATCGTTGACCGCGAACGCACCCTGGTGGGAGTGATGACCGTGGACGACGCCATGGACGTACTGCAAATTGAGGCCACCGAAGATATCTACACCATGGGAGCGGTGCGATCGGAGGGCAAGAGTTATTTTCAGTCGAACCTGTTGTCGGTGACGCGCAAGCGCATTCCCTGGCTGTCGGTGCTGCTGCTCACCAACACCTTGACCATTTTTGTGATGAGCAACTTTGAAGAAATTCTCGACGAAGTCGTGGCGCTGGCCTTCTTTACACCGCTGCTGATCGATACGGGCGGCAACGTGGGGGCTCAGTCCTCCACCGTCGTCATTCGTGCCCTGAGCACCGATGAACTCAAGCATCGCAAACCCCTCTGGGTGATTCTGCGGGAATCGATCGCGGGCGGCATGCTGGGCATTTTGCTGGGGATTGCCGTGATTGTGCTGGCCTACCTGCTGATGGGCCAGGTGCAGGTGGGTGTCACCGTGGGCATTAGCCTGCTGTGTATCGCCATTATTGCCGCTACCACCGGGGCTGGGCTGCCGTTTTTGTTCAATGCCATGGGCTTTGACCCGGCGCTGATGTCGGCTCCGTTTATTACCACGGTGGTCGATATTCTGGGAATTTTGATCTATCTCAGCATCGCTACGGTGCTGTTGGGAATTAGCTGATGGGGCCAGACCAAAGGCCCTTTTGGGGTGAGTCTCTGTCTGTAGCGCTGCTCTAAAGAGTCTTAAGGGGAGCAAACACCGTCAGCGCCCGGGGCAGACATTCAAATTCCATAGGGTTGACCTCCAGAATCTCGCCGTCGATCACCAGTTTTTGCGGCGGATCGGTGGTGACCTTGATGCGGTTGGTGCGCAGGCAGGTGATATCGTCGCGCTGGGTGGGGTTGCCCCAGGCGGCGGCGGCCATCAGCGAGGCCAGGGCATTGATGCCCTGAAGTCGGGTAGTGCTGGTGGAGATGGTCACCTCTAGCAGGCCGTCGTCGGGGATGACCTCGCCCATGCCCTGGGCCAGAACCGAGGTGGGGGGGGCGACGTTGGCGATGGTGATGGCGTTGGTGGTGACGGTTGAGACCTCGCCCTCAATTTCGAGGGTGGCGGTGAAGGGCTCGGCGGCGGCGAGCTGCCGCACCCCAGAGAGCACGTAGGCCAGGTTGCCCAGCTCGTTTTTGAGCTGGCGGGTGGCCCCGTCTACCATGCCCGCCTCAAACCCTAGCCCGGCCAGCAAGATCATCGGGATGTCGTTGCAGCGGGCGGCATCGACGACGTGGGTGTTGCCCGCCAGAATGGTTTCGCAGGCGGCCCGCAGGTTGGTGGGAATGCCCAGCCCTACCGAAAAGGCGTTGGCGGTGCCTCGAGGAATCACCCCCAGGGGGATGCCGGTGCCGATGGTTGCCCCCGCTACCGCTGACACGGTGCCGTCACCGCCGGAGGCAATGATCAGGCTGCGACCCATGTCGTGCTCATTTTTGGAGTGAATGTGCTCGATGATTTCTCGCGCCTGGTCGGCGGGATCGAGTTCGGGCTTGGTCATGATCACGTTGACCAGGATTTGCGGTTCTAGCACCTCTTTGATCAGGGCGAGATCGGTGTTGGGGTTCCCCTGGCCCGCCACGGGGTTGAAGATCAGGTAGGCAATTTGGCTTTCGGCTATGCCCCGCAGCAGCAGGGTGGCCGACACGTCGTTGAGGGCAACGGGTATGCCCTGAAGCTGGCAGGCTCGCAGCACCAGGGTAAAGCTGGGGAACCCGGTGGCGATCGCCTCGGGGTCGGTAAAGAAAATGACCCCGGTGACCTCCCCGGCGAGAATGTGGGCAGCCAGCTCAATGTCGCCACCCTGGCTCGAGGTGCTGAGGGCGGTGAGTTCGACGCGGGTCATATCCCAGCCGTTTTCAATGCCCTGGGCCATTTCTGCCGGGGCCATGATCTGAAAGTGGGTCAACACCCCCTGGTGCTTTGAGAGCCAGTCTAAGACGGCATCGGTCTGGGAGGGATGGGCCAAAATGGCTAGGGTGCTTGGCATAGGGGCATCTGAATAGTCTATTAATGCTACCACTCCGGTTTGGTTTGGATGGCTGCGCTCTAGGGAACCGCTAGGGGAGCCCCCCACCGCTGACGGCCAGCTGCCCCACAGCGGTTTGCCAGCGGCTCATCAGGGGCGGCAGCCACAGCCAGTTGACGGCCAGGGCGTTGGGATTTACCAGGGTAGGGTCGAGGATCAGGGCCTGGGCGAAGTAGGTCTGGGCCTGCTGCTGGAGCTGGAGCTGTTCTTCCGCCACGATAGCGAGTTCGCTGTTTTGGTGGTAGGCCATGGCCAGACCAGCGTAGGCGTTGGCGGTCATGGGGTTGACCACCTGAAGACTGCCGTCGGGGGGAATGTCGCGGCGCTGGCGCTGATCGAGGTCGATCGCCTGCCGCCAGGCCCCAATGGCCTGATCGTAGTCCCCCAGGGTGAGGTGGGCAAACCCCAGGGCCACCCAGGCCTCTAGAAAGTCGGGGCGACCTTTGACAGCCTGATCCCAAGCGCGGAAGGCATCGCTGGCGGAGGCGTCGGCGTTGGCGCTGGTAAGCCGCATCTGCTGCCAGATCAGTCGGCCCCGCACGTAGGCAATGTCGGGGTCGAGCAGCTGGGACGGAGCGATCGCGCTCACCGCTGACTCGGCGGTGGGGAGATCGCCGCGATCGAGCATCTGCTCGATCAGGGTGCGGGCGGTGTCGGTGCGCCCCAGGGCGATCGCGTTGAGCGCTGCCGACAGCAGCGCCGAATTTGCGGTAGCCGGGGCCGCGCCGCCGCCGGCTACCGGGGGCACCACCGGATCAGGCCCGGTTGGTGGTCTGATGGCGCTCAGGGTGAGCATGGTCAGCCCCAGCACTGCCCCCAGCCCCGCCAGGCCCAGGCCGCCCCACACCAGCCGGTTGGAGGGCACCGACCAGCGGTGAGGCCGCAGCCCCAGCGGCTCGGCCACGGCTGCGCCAGCCTCCTCGGCCTCGGGGGGCCGGGGCAAGGGCTCCCCAGGGCGGGGCGGTTCCTGGGGCCGCAGGCTTTCGACGGGATCGGCAACCAGCGGCGGATGGTTCTGGGCCGACCCACTGGGGCGATCGCGCTCACTCACCTGGGGCTGTGACAGCTGCTGCACCAGGTGGGTGACCGTGGTCTCGGCTGCGGTGGGCTGGGGATGATCTAACTCGTGCAGCCAGTCATAAAGGGGTGGGGTGGCATCCTCGGCCTGGCGGGTAAAAACCTCCGCCGCCAGGCCAGAGATTTCGGGATCGGTGCTGTAGTCGGGCAGCAGCAGCGCTGCCTCGACGAGATCGTCCGGGGCAGCGCTGCCCTCTGGAGCGTAGAGATAGCCGTCGAAGTCGGGACGCAGGTAGAGCAGCGGCAGCATCCAAAAGGGCTGGTCTGAGCCGTAGGCCGACATCAGCCCCTGGCGCACGCGGCTGAGGCACAGATCAATGGGGTGGCCCTGGTGCAGGTTGCGGTAGAGCAGCTGCGTGAAGGTGAGAGCCACATCGTCGGGAATGCGCTCGGCCATGGCAATTACCCCCGGCACCCCCCGATTGACCAGGGCCTGTACCAGGTTTTGCTCCCGCCAGCCCGCCTGGGCGTCGTCGTGGGGGGTGTAGGCCCCCCGGCAGGAATTAAACACCGCCAGGCGAACGCCGTTGTTGACCAAAAGACCGGCCAGATCTTCGCCGCTGAGCCGTTCGCTCAGGCCGGTCTGGCGATTGACTAAAAACAGGTCGCCGCCGGTATCGCTGGTGTCGCTGTGGCCCGCGTAGTGGAGAATGTGGAACTGGCCCTGCTCTAGGGCCTGGGCCAGCTCAGCTCGCCCCGGCTGCTCTAGGATGGTCAGCGCCAGGGTGAGGGGGCCGGGGCCGGTCGCCTGAAGACTGTCCATCAGGCTCTGCACCTCCTGGCGCAGGGCCAGGCGCTCCTGGTCGCTGGGGGCGGCAATAATCACCAGCAGGCGGAGGGCGACGCTGGCCGGGGACAGGGGCACCATGGCGGCCAGATCGCTCACGGTCATGGCCTGGTAATAGCGGCACAGGGTGACATCGAGCCCGGTGGCGAGGGGGCGATCGTCGCCGTAGAGCAGTTCCCAGGGCAGGCGCTGCACCCGACTGTCTTTAAAACCCAGGCGCAGGCGCAGGGGCCGTCGCCGGTTGTGGGCAACCCCCTGGGCCGCCACCCAGCTGTCGCGAATGCGGTCTTGAAACAGGCCCTGATAAAGGGTTTGACCCAGCTGAGTCCAGGGATTCTCAGGGCTGGCGGGGCTGGGGGCCGGGGCGGTGAGCAGCGCGTGCAGGGGGTCTTGCAGCAGCGCCTCGGCCTGGGCCAGCCAGGTATCGACGGGCCAGGTGACCTGGATTTGGGCGAGGGGCACCCCTGGGGCCACGTTTTCGGTGCGCAGCAGGTAGACATCTGGCCCCACGGGCGTAATCGACAGCTGAAATTCCTGGGTCACGGCCTGGGTCACGGGCGGTAGGGGGTGAGTTTCTTTCACGGTAGCTTGCGGAGCTAATCTCGGCGATAGGGGCGACGGGGTTGTTAACAAACTCCGGTCAAATTGCCTGGGCAGGCCAGGGATGGCGCTATGATGGCTTGTCTTCTATTTACAGGGCCTCGGTGGCGAATTCCTGGCGGAATGGTGGTGGTTGGGGTAGGAAGGGGTGGCGCAGCTGGCCGGGGGTGGCGCGATCGCTCGTTCTGGCCGCTCTGATGGGTCTGGTGGCCACCCCTGCGGGCCGGGGGGAAATTGTGCCGGTGGGGTTCGACGGGCTGGAGAGGCCGCCTCTGCCCGAGGCCGAACAAACTCGGCTCGACACCCTGCTCGGGGTGCGCCAGATCGAGGTGCTCAGCACCCTCAGTCCCGACGGCTCTACCGTCGTGGTGGCCGTCAACAGCCGCATTTTTGCAGACGATCGCCGCCTGCACTTCCTCAACCTGCGGACGGGTGCCCTGGGCGATGCCCTGGCCCTGGAGTACGACCTGATCAGTCCCGACTTGCCCCTGCGCTGGGTCAACAACGACACCCTGCGGTTTGTGCAGCAAGACCCCTACGGCCCGTGGGAGATTATCACGGTGAACCGGGTGACTCAAATTGCGTCGCGCACTCGGGTCTACCCCACCCAGCCCGAAGAGGGGGAAGTTTTGGGCATGGCCCCTGACTTTTCTAAGTTTGCCCTGCGGGTCTACGGCGACGATGAAGACACCATTTACGTGGTGTTTTTGCCCTCGCTGCGGCGGCTGGAGGTGGCCAAACTGCCGGAGGAGCTACAGATTCAGCCGCTGGCCTGGTCGGAGAACGGCGATCGCGTAGCGCTGGTGATGTCGTCGGCGGAAGAGCGCCGTCTCTACGATCGCACCCCCAACACCCCCAACCTGGCCAAGCCCGTGGTGCAGGACGCCCTCGGTCGTCTGGCCCCGGCGGACAACCCGTTTCACCAGCACAGCACCGTGCGGGTGTTCGACTTCTCCCAGCCCGAGCCCCTGCGCCTGGAGCTGCTGGCCCCAGACTCCGGCGGCGATCCCTTCGCCGGGGCCAGTCTCAGCCCCGATGGTACACGGCTGCTGGTGAAGCGCTACCGGCCCAGTGCGGTGGCCGGGCGGGCTCACCCCTCCTACGTGTTTCCTGAAGCGGCCTATTTTGAGGTGTATGACCTGGCGGGTACGCTGCTAGACACCGTTGCGGCGGCGGCCCTGCGGGGGCCAACGGAGTCGGGGGGGCAGTTTTTGGGGGATGGTCGCCTGCTGTTTTGGGGCACCGAGGGCAGCAATCGCCACCTGCACGTCTACGATCTGGGCCAGCGCACCCTGACCCCGTTGCCCCTGCCGCCGGGAGCGGTGGATCCGGCATCGATTGTGGCCAGCGAGGATGGCCGCACCGTGGTCTACGGGTTTTCGTCGGTGACGCAGCCGCCAGAGCTGTTTGTGCTCACCCCCGATGGGGAGTCAGAGCCGCGATCGCTCACCACCCTCAACGCCGCCGTTGCCGACAGCAACCGGGTTCGCGTAGATCCGGTGAGCTTTGCCACCGCCCGGGGCGATGCGCAGAGCGGTTTCTCCCAGGAGCGCCAGGGCTTTTTGATTCAGCCCGCTGGCAGCGCCTTTCCGCCCCGGGGGGTGCCAATTGTGCTGTGGCAGCAGGGGGGGCCGGGCTTCTCTATGGTGAACGAGTTTGGCGTTGAAGTTGAAATGCCGCTGAACCTGCTGCCTAACTTTGGCCTGGCGGTACTGGTGGTGCCCCTCTCTGGGCGAGAGGGCTTTGGCCCCGAGTTCTATCGCGCCCTGGCCGACCACCAAAACTTTGGTCAGATCGACCTGCAAGAGGGAGCTGAGATCGTTCGCCAGATGGTGCAGCGAGGCTGGACGACCGCCGCCCAAGTGGGGCTCACGGGCTGTTCCTACGGGGGCTACTACACGGCGCAGTTTACTAGCCAGTTTCCTCAGCTAGTGGCGGCGGCCAACCCCCAGTGCTCGCTGCTCGACACGCTGACCGAGTGGCAGCTGGGCTATTCGTCGCTGCTGTCGTACCTGGTGGGCAAAACGCCCATGGAAGCCCCCAGGGCCTATCTCCAGGTGTCGCCGCTCTACAGCGCTGCATCGATTCGCACCCCCACGCTGCTGTTCCACGGGGCTGATGACTTTTTGCAGGTCGATGTGGCCCGCAACTTCCACGATGTGATCGAGGGCTCAGGGGTGCCGGTGACCCTCTATGAGTTTGAGGGGGTGGGGCACAGCCTCTACGGGTCGGCCTATCAACCTTTGGCGGCGCAGCTGCAAATCGAGTTTTTTCGGCAATACTTACAGCCGTAGGCGAGACGGGCTGGCCCCAGCCCGCTGGCAATGAAGTTGGGCATTGGTCTAAAGCAGGCAAAAACTGCCGCAGCCAGGCTACGGCAGTCTGAGGTGCGGCTTGCTTCCCCAGTAGCGCAGGGGTAGAAGCGGCTTGGGCGGCTCTAGGCCGTTAGGGTTTTGCGCTTAAAGGTGCTGAGGCCTGCGTACCTGGCTTTTGCACCCAGTTCTTCTTCGATGCGCAGCAGCTGGTTGTACTTCGACAGGCGCTCGCCCCGGCAGGGGGCACCCGACTTGATCTGCCCGGTCATGGCTCCCACCACCAGGTCGGCGATAAAGTCGTCAGGGGTTTCGCCGGAGCGGTGGCTGACCATGCAGGTGTAGCCCGCCTCGTGGGACATTTTGATCGCTTCAAGGGTTTCGGTGATCGAGCCGATCTGGTTGACCTTGACCAGGGTGGAGTTGCCAACGCCGTCTTTGATCGCCTGGGCGATGATGGCGGGGTTGGTGACAAAGGCGTCGTCGCCGACCAGCTGAAGGCGATCGCCCAGGCGCTGGGTCAGCCGCTTCCAGCCCTCCCAGTCCTGCTCGCCCAGGCCGTCTTCGATGGAGACAATGGGGAACTGGTTGGCCCAGCTCTCCCACAGGTCGATCATGTCTTCGGTGCTCTTGCGGCTGTTGTCGGACTTGTAGAACAGGTAGCTGCCGTCCTCCTGGTAGAGCTCGCTGACGGCGGGGTCGAGGGCGATCGCGATGTCGTCCCCTGGCTTCAGGCCCGCTTTCTCGATCCCCTTGAGAATCACCTCAATGGCCTCGACATTGCTCTTGAGGTTGGGGGCAAAGCCGCCCTCGTCGCCGATGGCGGTGCTGTAGCCCGCGTCCTTGAGCACCGCCTTGAGGGCGTGGTAGACCTCGGCCCCGTAGCGCAGCGCCTCAGAAAAGGTGGGCGCACCCACGGGGGCGATCATAAATTCTTGAAAGTCAACGCTGTTGTCGGCGTGGGCACCGCCGTTGATGATGTTAAAGCAGGGCACCGGCAGCAGCACCGAGTCGGGACCACCCAGGTGCACGTAGAGGGGAATGCCTGCGGCCACCGAAGCGGCCCGCGCCACCGCCATCGACACGCCCAGAATCGCGTTTGCGCCCAGGGTGCCCTTGTTGTCGGTGCCGTCTAGGGCCAGCATTTTGTGGTCAACGGTGGCCTGGTCGGTGGCATCCATGCCCTTGATCGCCGGGGCGATGGTGTCGTTGACGTTGGCCACGGCTTTTAGCACGCCCTTGCCGCCGTAGAGAGATTTGTCGCCATCGCGCAGTTCTAGCGCCTCACGAATGCCCGTGGAGGCCCCGGAGGGCACCCCGGCCCGCCCCTTGGCACCACCCTCTAGCACCACATCGACCTCAACCGTAGGATTGCCCCGAGAATCGAGGATCTGCCTGCCGTGAACTGATGTAATTGCAACCATGACCTTTACTCCATTGGTGATTCAATGAGCCGCCGCTACCCCGCCTTGGGGTAAAGCCAGATTAGCCCATCGGCAAGCCTGTAGTATCGTACCGAGAAACCCTTTCTTAGGGTAAAGTGAGCCACAGTTTGGGGCCGTCTCGGCGCACTCAGCGGGAATTGCCCCCCAAAACTGCCCCAGAAACCGTTCTAGAAACCGTCCCCGCGCCAGCGCCACACCCGCGTCTCCTGCCGCTGGCAGATAGGGGGATGGTACCGGAGTCGGGCTCATCGGGCGTCAATTCTTACGATCCCCTAAGGATCAGCATTTCATGACTGAGCTGCGATCGCAGGCAGGCAAGGGCGCGTGACTCCCTCAGTGCGGAGGATAGGGGTGCGGGCCTTGCAGGCGTGGGCGGATCGATCAGGAGTAGTCCCTGGCTTCGATTAGATCGCCCTGCTGGTTGTGGATGCAGAGTTCTGTCTTTTGGGCCTTAGCTTTTGCTCGGGCTTTATCGACCACATCGGCTTTGGTGCTGCCCTGGGCAACCCGTTTGTTCCCTTGGGTGGCTACCCAGCCCGCATCGTCGGGGTCGGCAAAAACGTGAATTGGTTCGCTGTCGTCCTTGTCCGACGCGGCGGCAACGGCCTGCCCGGTGGTGCCGCCGGTATTTTTCTTGGCGATTTGTTTGCCCCGGCGTTTGGCCCATTTTTCGGCCTGGGCGGTGGCGATCGCGATCGCCCGCCCGTCCCCATAGCCGTCATCCAGTAGGGCATTGGCAATGTCGATCGCCTTGCGCCGCACCTCGGCGGTCAGATTTTTCATCGAGGTGGGGTAGTCGTCGTAGCTCCAGGGCATGGGTCGGCTTTCCTCAGTCTAAACGCTAGTCTAAGAGCTGTAGCTGCCGAGAGTTCCAGCGGTTGTTGTAGAGATCGACGTAGCGATAGAACAGCTGCTTCGCCTGACTGGTTTTTTGCGGGCGAGGCCTCGGGCTAAACAATCCATCATAGTTGCGTTTGGCCAGGTGATGCAGGTAGGGCAGATCCTCCAAGAGGGTGAGACTGGCGGCTACAATCAGCACGGCCTTGAGCAATTCCCTCGGCCATTGCAGGTCGCTAAACATTTGGATAGACAAATAGTGTTCTTTGTCGTTGAGCGGCATCACGCTAAAGAGGACGTGAATAAACCTTTGACCGTATGCAGGTACTTTCAGCTCAATTTGGTGGGGCGAGTGGATGGTCAACTCGACCTCAACGCTGGGGTTGCGCCACAGCCTGAGGATATTCATGGGCGAATCGAGCATTGTTTTAAATCGGATCTGGCCCCCGGCCTCGGTCTTGCGAAAGTCGCTGATTTTAATCACCTTGAGGTTGCCCAAGCTGAAGCGGTGAATGCTTTCTAGATGGCCAACATTGAGCAGATGATAAATCTGACAGAGGTAGGGGTAGGGCAGCCGATAGCACTGCTGGGCAACACAGCTAGACTCAACCGCTAGAGCGTCGGCCCTGGCCAACTCAGCCTCCGCCAACGCTATAGAATCCAGGTGGTCTTCGGCCAGGCCAATGCACACCCATCCCAGCAGCAAGACCAGGGCAATTAAGCAGTAGGAAATATCCCGAGGGTTGACAGCAGCGGTAGAAAAAGCCGCCCAGCCGCGATCCGCAGCACCATAGATAATTGCCGGAATGGCTAAAAGCCACAGGCCGTACTTCAGAATATTGCGCTTGAGGCGATCTTCTACGGGCGATCGCGTCTCGCTGATGTGGGTTAGGTAGGCTTGTATTTTGTCTGGATAGTACATGGCCATCCCCTTTTCAGGAATAAAAATTAATCTCGCTTAACCAGACGTTAAAGATTATTGAATGTGGTTTCCCTCAATCCGAAGGATGAGATAACCCATTAATATTCACTTGGATAGATTGATAAAAGTCAGGGATACTTCTCCTGGTTTTGGGTGCATTTTTCGAGAGGTTAAAGGGGAGCATCCCACCTATGTGAATTTGCCACTTTGACGGCAAGCGAGTCTGTCATTCCCGTATAGATAGGCATCTACGTTGGACGGCTCCAGATAGATTCCCACTTTTGTGGAAATGCCGTAGACACTTGCGAAAGGGGGATGCACCCGGCTAAAGCGCGCTCGAAAAAATCGCCAATTTGCTGGCGAAGTACCCTGTCTAGTATTCGGCGGTATGGGTCAGCCCATTCTTCCGGGGGGCAGGTTCTAGCGGCTAGGCATCCGGCGCGGTCGGCCTACCTAGGCCCCAGAGTCTCAGACTGCTGGGAGTCAGCGGTTCCCCGCTGGAGGGTCTGGTGAATGGTCAGCTGGCGTGCAGCCATGGCGGCGGCAAACAAATCGGTCGAGAGCGCCTGCTCGACGGGGTGCACCCCCGGGCACCGGAGGGTGCCGTTGAGCAGGAGTTCTGCGATACTGCCGGTGCCGAGGCCGGTGGCGATCGCCGCGCTGTCGTGGGCAAAGGTGCTGACGTAGTGGCTGTCTATGCCCTCCTGCTGCCCCCAAATGTCGCAGCGCATGGCGACGCCGGTACCGCTAAAGCGATCGGTCACATCGGTCATCGCGTGGCTGACCTGGGCCAAAAACTCCACCGTCTGTCGATGGCGCAGCACCCTGGGCGGCAGCCAGTGGGCCATCGCTCGGGTGGCGTGGTTGTAGAAGCCGGGCACCACGCCAAACTTGGTGATCACGCTGCTGACCGGGAAGGTTTGCTGGAGGGTGATGGCTTCGGGCATGTCGTACCAGTAGACACTGGCTCTGCCGTAGGGGGCCGGAAATTCCAGCGTCTCGCGCGCCGTGTAGGGCTTCACTGACTGCCACCTGCCGTCGAGCCAGGCGTCGAAGGGGTGTTGCAGCCCAATGAAGGTAGTGCGCATCACCGTCACCCCCGCCCCTCCAGACCCGGCGACAATATAGCTCAGCTGAATCGAAGTGGCCTCGTCTAACGCTTCGACCCCCTGGCGCACCATACTGTTGGAAATGCCCGGGAACACCCCGCTGTTGATCACCGCCGTCACCCCCGCCGCCTCGGCCTCGGGATGTAGAGCCAGGGCCTTGCGGGTAAAGCTGCGCTCGTCGCTGACGTCGGTATAGTTGACCTTTTGCTCAATGCAGGTGTGCAGCACCTGGGCGTCACGGTAATGAAAGGGGCCTGCCGAATGTACCACCAGATCGGCCTGGGCGACGGCGGCCTGTAGCTCTGGTGGACTGCCAAGATCTAGAGGGTGAAACTCTACCCTGGAGCCTAAGCGTTGTTGAACGGCCAGTCCCTGCTGAGGGCTGCGCCCGGTGATGGTAACTGCGGCATCGGTGTGGGCCAAGATGTCTTTGGCAATGTTGCTGCCAATGCGTCCGCAACCG is a window of Nodosilinea sp. PGN35 DNA encoding:
- a CDS encoding prolyl oligopeptidase family serine peptidase, translated to MARSLVLAALMGLVATPAGRGEIVPVGFDGLERPPLPEAEQTRLDTLLGVRQIEVLSTLSPDGSTVVVAVNSRIFADDRRLHFLNLRTGALGDALALEYDLISPDLPLRWVNNDTLRFVQQDPYGPWEIITVNRVTQIASRTRVYPTQPEEGEVLGMAPDFSKFALRVYGDDEDTIYVVFLPSLRRLEVAKLPEELQIQPLAWSENGDRVALVMSSAEERRLYDRTPNTPNLAKPVVQDALGRLAPADNPFHQHSTVRVFDFSQPEPLRLELLAPDSGGDPFAGASLSPDGTRLLVKRYRPSAVAGRAHPSYVFPEAAYFEVYDLAGTLLDTVAAAALRGPTESGGQFLGDGRLLFWGTEGSNRHLHVYDLGQRTLTPLPLPPGAVDPASIVASEDGRTVVYGFSSVTQPPELFVLTPDGESEPRSLTTLNAAVADSNRVRVDPVSFATARGDAQSGFSQERQGFLIQPAGSAFPPRGVPIVLWQQGGPGFSMVNEFGVEVEMPLNLLPNFGLAVLVVPLSGREGFGPEFYRALADHQNFGQIDLQEGAEIVRQMVQRGWTTAAQVGLTGCSYGGYYTAQFTSQFPQLVAAANPQCSLLDTLTEWQLGYSSLLSYLVGKTPMEAPRAYLQVSPLYSAASIRTPTLLFHGADDFLQVDVARNFHDVIEGSGVPVTLYEFEGVGHSLYGSAYQPLAAQLQIEFFRQYLQP
- the eno gene encoding phosphopyruvate hydratase codes for the protein MVAITSVHGRQILDSRGNPTVEVDVVLEGGAKGRAGVPSGASTGIREALELRDGDKSLYGGKGVLKAVANVNDTIAPAIKGMDATDQATVDHKMLALDGTDNKGTLGANAILGVSMAVARAASVAAGIPLYVHLGGPDSVLLPVPCFNIINGGAHADNSVDFQEFMIAPVGAPTFSEALRYGAEVYHALKAVLKDAGYSTAIGDEGGFAPNLKSNVEAIEVILKGIEKAGLKPGDDIAIALDPAVSELYQEDGSYLFYKSDNSRKSTEDMIDLWESWANQFPIVSIEDGLGEQDWEGWKRLTQRLGDRLQLVGDDAFVTNPAIIAQAIKDGVGNSTLVKVNQIGSITETLEAIKMSHEAGYTCMVSHRSGETPDDFIADLVVGAMTGQIKSGAPCRGERLSKYNQLLRIEEELGAKARYAGLSTFKRKTLTA
- a CDS encoding DUF2188 domain-containing protein, translated to MPWSYDDYPTSMKNLTAEVRRKAIDIANALLDDGYGDGRAIAIATAQAEKWAKRRGKQIAKKNTGGTTGQAVAAASDKDDSEPIHVFADPDDAGWVATQGNKRVAQGSTKADVVDKARAKAKAQKTELCIHNQQGDLIEARDYS
- a CDS encoding saccharopine dehydrogenase family protein, giving the protein MQRVLIIGGCGRIGSNIAKDILAHTDAAVTITGRSPQQGLAVQQRLGSRVEFHPLDLGSPPELQAAVAQADLVVHSAGPFHYRDAQVLHTCIEQKVNYTDVSDERSFTRKALALHPEAEAAGVTAVINSGVFPGISNSMVRQGVEALDEATSIQLSYIVAGSGGAGVTVMRTTFIGLQHPFDAWLDGRWQSVKPYTARETLEFPAPYGRASVYWYDMPEAITLQQTFPVSSVITKFGVVPGFYNHATRAMAHWLPPRVLRHRQTVEFLAQVSHAMTDVTDRFSGTGVAMRCDIWGQQEGIDSHYVSTFAHDSAAIATGLGTGSIAELLLNGTLRCPGVHPVEQALSTDLFAAAMAARQLTIHQTLQRGTADSQQSETLGPR